In the Sarcophilus harrisii chromosome 1, mSarHar1.11, whole genome shotgun sequence genome, one interval contains:
- the MMP11 gene encoding stromelysin-3, whose amino-acid sequence MAPAPARSRRPLRLSGALILLPLLLSYPVLARPAPPPPDSALREHGRQLEAVPEAAASEPEVPRRAAARGRPRCGVPDLPPGLRLQNRQKRFVLSGGRWEKVHLTYRILRFPWQLLKEQVRQMMAEALGVWSSVTPLTFTEVQEGRADIMIDFTRYRHGDNLPFDGPGGILAHAFFPKTHREGDVHFDYDETWTIGNNLGTDLLQVAAHEFGHVLGLQHSTEAKALMSPFYTFRYPLSLSPDDRRGIQHLYGQRLAPQPGPETPPAPGPAGPRSRAPPTPRPGDTDTNEISLEPDACDTDFDAAATIRGELFFFKSGFVWRLRGGRLQPGYPALASRHWQGLPASLDAAFEDPEGNIWFFQGSQYWVYAGEQRLLGPAPLSDLGLASPGVQAALAWGTARSKIYFFHGGSYWRFRTSTRRVDSPSPRRTTDWRGVPAEISAAFQDSHGYAYFLHGGQYWKFDPVKVRVLEGFPRSIGQDFFGCAGPAPLASNAFL is encoded by the exons ATGGCCCCAGCCCCGGCCCGCAGCCGCCGCCCGCTCCGGCTCTCCGGAGCTCTCATCCTGCTCCCGCTGCTGCTCTCGTACCCGGTCCTGGCCCGGCCAGCCCCGCCGCCGCCC GACTCGGCCCTCAGGGAGCATGGACGCCAGCTCGAGGCTGTTCCCGAGGCCGCGGCCTCCGAGCCGGAGGTGCCCCGGCGTGCCGCGGCTCGGGGCCGCCCCCGCTGCGGGGTACCCGACCTGCCCCCCGGACTACGCCTCCAGAACCGGCAAAAACGCTTCGTGCTGTCAGGGGGGCGCTGGGAGAAGGTCCACCTCACCTATAG AATCCTGCGCTTCCCCTGGCAGCTGCTCAAGGAGCAGGTACGGCAGATGATGGCCGAGGCCTTGGGGGTGTGGAGCAGCGTGACCCCACTCACCTTCACCGAGGTGCAGGAGGGCAGGGCCGACATCATGATCGACTTCACCAG GTACCGGCACGGGGACAACCTCCCTTTCGATGGCCCCGGGGGCATATTGGCTCATGCCTTCTTCCCTAAGACCCACCGAGAGGGTGACGTGCATTTTGACTATGATGAGACCTGGACCATTGGGAACAATCTGG GCACAGACTTGCTCCAGGTGGCGGCCCACGAGTTCGGCCACGTGCTGGGCCTCCAGCACTCGACCGAAGCCAAAGCCCTGATGTCCCCCTTCTACACTTTCCGCTACCCTCTGAGCCTGAGCCCGGACGACCGGCGGGGAATCCAGCACCTGTACGGACAGCGGCTCGCGCCCCAGCCCGGTCCGGAGACCCCTCCGGCCCCGGGCCCCGCCGGGCCCCGCTCCCGAGCGCCTCCCACACCCCGGCCGGGCGACACGGACACTAACGAGATCTCCTTGGAG CCAGACGCCTGCGACACGGACTTCGATGCCGCGGCCACCATCAGGGGGGAGCTCTTCTTCTTCAAGTCAGGCTTTGTCTGGAGGCTGAGAGGGGGCCGGCTCCAGCCCGGCTACCCCGCGCTGGCTTCCCGCCACTGGCAAGGCCTGCCTGCCAGCCTCGACGCTGCCTTTGAGGATCCAGAGGGCAACATCTGGTTTTTCCAAG GCTCTCAGTACTGGGTGTACGCCGGGGAGCAGCGCCTGCTGGGCCCCGCGCCGCTCTCGGACCTGGGGCTGGCGAGCCCTGGCGTCCAGGCGGCGCTGGCCTGGGGGACGGCGAGGAGCAAGATCTACTTCTTCCATGGGGGCAGCTACTGGCGTTTCCGGACCAGCACGCGGCGCGTCGACAGCCCCTCCCCACGGAGGACCACAGACTGGCGGGGCGTCCCCGCCGAGATCAGCGCCGCCTTCCAGGACAGTCACG gctACGCTTACTTCCTCCACGGTGGCCAGTACTGGAAGTTTGACCCGGTGAAGGTGAGAGTCCTGGAGGGCTTCCCACGCTCCATCGGCCAGGACTTTTTTGGCTGCGCCGGACCCGCTCCCCTGGCTTCCAACGCCTTCCTCTGA